In the Candidatus Rhodoblastus alkanivorans genome, one interval contains:
- a CDS encoding PP2C family protein-serine/threonine phosphatase, translated as MTAPVARVPAPRLAYGLVSARGRRPSNQDFAACCRDPLGGRRGFAAAVADGLGGHRGGREAAETAVRAFLDGYFGAAPHLSPLAAASRALDAVNGWIAAIGRRDPRLARMATTFTAVLVADGRGHVLHVGDSRAYRLSGGRLDQITSDHVVDLGEPTLRLRRAIGFDVRVHLDHVALDLAPRDRLLLCTDGLHGALSARRIAALLAAAPSPLQAARTLRDGALAAGAADNVTLVVLDVLEPAPDFRSDAAAAAPVGG; from the coding sequence ATGACGGCGCCCGTCGCCCGCGTCCCGGCGCCGCGTCTCGCCTATGGTTTGGTGAGCGCGCGCGGGCGACGGCCGAGCAATCAGGATTTTGCCGCCTGCTGCCGCGATCCGCTGGGCGGGAGGCGTGGCTTCGCCGCCGCCGTCGCCGATGGGCTCGGCGGCCACCGGGGCGGCCGCGAGGCGGCGGAAACGGCGGTGCGGGCTTTCCTCGACGGCTATTTCGGCGCGGCGCCGCATTTGTCGCCGCTGGCTGCGGCGAGCCGCGCGCTTGACGCCGTCAATGGCTGGATCGCGGCGATCGGCCGGCGAGACCCGCGGCTCGCCCGGATGGCGACGACGTTCACCGCCGTGCTGGTCGCCGACGGCCGCGGCCACGTGCTCCATGTCGGCGACAGCCGCGCCTATCGGCTGTCCGGCGGCCGCCTAGACCAGATCACCTCCGACCATGTCGTCGATCTTGGCGAACCAACCTTGCGTCTGCGCCGCGCGATCGGTTTCGACGTCCGCGTTCATCTCGACCATGTCGCGCTCGACCTCGCCCCGCGCGACCGCCTGCTGCTGTGCACGGACGGCCTGCATGGCGCGCTGTCCGCCCGCCGGATCGCCGCGCTGCTCGCCGCCGCGCCTTCGCCGCTGCAGGCGGCGCGGACCTTGCGCGATGGCGCGCTCGCTGCCGGCGCTGCCGACAATGTGACGCTTGTCGTGCTCGATGTGCTGGAGCCCGCGCCCGATTTTCGGAGCGACGCGGCGGCCGCGGCGCCGGTCGGCGGCTAG
- a CDS encoding helix-turn-helix domain-containing protein: MKDQDPHSTRGVRENQLEVAIGRQVREYRVKLAMTVADLARQAGLSAGMLSKIENGATSPSLDTLQALSKALNVPVTAFFRKFEEQRDATYVKSGQGLLIERRGTRAGHQYHLLGHSIGKSLVVEPYLVTLTETSDVFPIFQHAGQEFIYIVEGEVVYRHGDKLYPMSAGDSLFFDADAPHGPEELKKLPIRLLSVIVYSRSGEN, encoded by the coding sequence ATGAAAGATCAGGATCCTCATTCCACCCGGGGCGTGAGGGAAAACCAGCTGGAAGTCGCCATCGGACGCCAGGTACGGGAATATCGGGTCAAGCTGGCGATGACGGTCGCCGATCTGGCGCGGCAGGCGGGCCTCTCGGCAGGCATGCTGTCGAAGATCGAGAACGGCGCCACCTCGCCCTCCCTCGACACCTTGCAGGCCCTCTCGAAGGCGTTGAACGTGCCGGTCACCGCCTTTTTCCGCAAGTTCGAGGAGCAGCGCGACGCCACCTACGTCAAGTCGGGCCAGGGCCTGCTGATCGAGCGGCGCGGCACCCGCGCCGGGCACCAGTATCACCTGCTTGGGCATTCCATCGGCAAATCGCTGGTCGTCGAGCCCTATCTGGTGACGCTGACCGAAACCTCCGACGTTTTTCCGATCTTCCAGCACGCCGGTCAGGAATTCATCTATATCGTCGAAGGCGAAGTGGTCTATCGCCATGGCGACAAGCTCTATCCGATGAGCGCCGGCGACAGCTTGTTCTTTGACGCCGACGCCCCCCATGGCCCGGAAGAGCTGAAGAAACTGCCGATCCGTCTGCTGTCGGTGATCGTCTATTCGCGCAGCGGCGAGAACTAG
- a CDS encoding GlxA family transcriptional regulator — MKEPARRIGFLLLPDFPLMSYASAIEPLRAANVLAGGALFRWSNLSIDGQPARASVGLEIAPDLGLNDAQALDALFVCAGGNPAAFRHKPTFARLRALAAAGVEIGGMSGGAYILARAGLLERRRCTIHWEHIPALLEEFPDLLLERTLYVFDGDRATCAGGLAAFDMMVDLVERRHGAALAVAVGEWYLRTQSRSGEEAQRPSLRERTRVANAKVLKALALMEERIEHPLSRAELAESAGVTLRQLERLFAAHLGRPLASHYLGLRLDRARKLLRQTSLPIVEVALASGFAASSHFSRVYRTRFGLAPSAERRHR, encoded by the coding sequence ATGAAAGAGCCCGCGCGCCGCATCGGCTTTCTGCTGCTGCCGGATTTTCCGCTAATGTCCTACGCCTCGGCGATCGAGCCGTTGCGCGCCGCCAATGTGCTGGCGGGCGGCGCGCTTTTTCGCTGGTCGAATCTCAGCATCGACGGCCAGCCAGCGCGGGCCTCGGTGGGCCTGGAAATCGCCCCCGATCTGGGATTGAACGATGCGCAGGCGCTTGACGCGCTGTTTGTCTGCGCCGGCGGCAATCCGGCCGCCTTCAGGCACAAGCCGACCTTCGCGCGGCTGCGGGCGCTGGCGGCGGCGGGCGTCGAGATCGGCGGCATGTCGGGCGGCGCCTATATCCTGGCGCGCGCCGGCCTGCTCGAGCGGCGGCGGTGCACGATTCACTGGGAGCATATCCCGGCGCTGCTGGAGGAATTCCCCGATCTGTTGCTGGAACGCACGCTTTATGTGTTCGACGGCGATCGCGCCACCTGCGCCGGCGGTCTCGCCGCCTTCGACATGATGGTGGATCTGGTCGAGCGGCGACACGGCGCCGCGCTCGCGGTCGCGGTCGGCGAGTGGTATCTGCGCACGCAGTCGCGCTCCGGCGAGGAGGCGCAGCGCCCGTCGCTGCGCGAGCGCACTCGCGTCGCCAACGCGAAAGTGCTCAAGGCGTTGGCGCTGATGGAGGAGCGCATCGAGCATCCGCTGTCGCGCGCGGAGCTGGCGGAATCTGCCGGAGTCACTTTGCGCCAGCTGGAGCGGCTGTTCGCCGCACACCTTGGCCGGCCGCTCGCCAGCCATTATCTCGGCTTGCGCCTCGACCGGGCGCGAAAACTGCTTCGGCAGACCAGCCTGCCGATTGTTGAGGTCGCGCTGGCCAGCGGCTTCGCCGCGAGCAGCCATTTTTCGCGGGTCTACCGGACGCGCTTCGGCCTTGCTCCCAGCGCCGAGCGGCGTCATCGCTGA